The genomic DNA TGTGGCGCAACCTGAAATGTGATCCCATCCAAAGCCCGATGCTGTTTGAACAGATGGCTTACATTTTTGATATCGATGACGTGTTCCATAGGATTCCTGGAAAGTTTTTTTGTAATCAATCTTGCGATTCATTCATGACGTCGTTCATGTCAAAGCGGAATGCGTAGATGACTCTTCCTCGCTGTTGTGGAGAAATTTCTCCTTTGGCGAAAAAGTCTGGATGAAAATCTGTCGTGAAGTAGACATGGACCTGACTGTTTTTCAGGTTTCCACTGCGAACGACTTCTTCGTTAAGGACTCCGAGATCATTGGCGATGACTGGCCAGACTCCCTTGTCGAATATTTCATCGTTTTCCTCTCTGGGGCGATTTCTGCGTCTGAATGGGTTGAATCGCAGCGCCTCATGATCCAGATATTGCGAGAGTGGCTTTCCCGCGTCGATGATCTGGTATGTCTGACCAATGCGTCTTAACTGGTAGAGACGATCTCCAAGAACCGCGACACTTTGCGAAATTTCTGGCCAACTCGTTCCGGAAGGGAGAGCCAATTCAAACTCTTTGAGGGTCTCCTGAAATTTGAGTTTGCGAACTTCAGGGCGAAATCCCTCATGTTTGACGACACCGGCGTGTAAGACTGTGCGATTGGAGAACGATGGGACTGCGGAGCTCAAGATGCCAACAGGTTGGTTGATCGCAAAACCGCGTACGGACTCGGAATGCTGACCGGTCGAGACAGTGCTCGAGTCATCTTCGAAATCAATCTGGTAGGTTCCGCCACTTGTCACAAAAAGATTCATCCACTGTTTCGCAATCCAGCGACCTGGTGCTCCTGGATGCACAATGGTCATGCAGTTGATCGTGGTTTCTTCTCCATAGCCACGTTTGCCGATCGAGTGAAACCCGAAGCTGAACAATCCGACAGTTAAAAGAATCACGCCATATGTGATTCGGAAGTCACCTTTCTTTCGTCCAAGTAGCCAGCATCCGGGAAACAGAATCAGCAAGTAGATGATTGAAAGAAAATAGATCAATGCCCAGTTGTGATCTGGAGTGGTAATCGATCGCAGTTGCGAAAACAGCGTGGCGGATGTGCTGAGGTTGTTGGTATTTAAGTTTTGGATTTGAGAAGGCTTTTCAAACTGAACAGGTTTCAGCGAACGAGTGACCGAGCCATACCCGACAGGAAATGAGCTCGATGGCTCATTGAGTTCAGCAAGGATCTGTGAGAACTCTGGATATTCTCCAGCACTGTCTGCAATGAGAAACAGATTTCCACCTTGGTAAAGCCAATCTTTGAATGCCCGCGCCTGCGGTTCCTGCCAGCGTGGAGCATGGTCAAGGACGACCGTGTCTAGCGATTTCAATACGATTGCACTGGAAGGAAATTCATCATCACTGGCGGTAAGCAGTGATCGGCCCTTGCTGGAGGCACCATCCTTGAGGAGTTCGATTTTGAGAGCTCCGTTTCGGCGACGCGGGGAATCGATCTCGAAGCTGTCCCGGCCTCGAGGGAATCGACCCCACTCGAATTTGAATTCCGACAGACTCGGAATGAAAACGTAAAATTGGATCTGCCTTTTGCCGTACGGTTCCAGAAAGAGGTCCTGTTGCCAAAGCGGGACATCAACTCCCTGAAAACCGAGCAGCGGTTTCAGCCAAACGTCTCCCTGCCAGGGTTTTTCAGAATTGTTAAAAACTTCAACCGTCAATAAGTTGTGTTCTTCAATCTCAACTTGATTGTCGAAGTTCCACTTTGGCTTTCCTTCGATTTGCAGTTCAGCTTGGGCAGTGCAGGGGGGATTCAACAGGCACATGACCCCAACCAGCACAAACGCCGACCTTCGTACACATCTCAAAAGTGGAGAGAGGAGCACTTTCTCTGAGATGTGGAATTGAGTGGAAATCATGAATCTGTTCACAGTTTACGCATCAGTAAGTTTTGAATTAATTGGGGCTCTCATACAATACTGGGAGTTGGGAAATCTGTATACCTGTCGGCTTCAGATTCACCCATTTTTGAATTCAGCCGCCCTGGCGCTCACCATGGCGAGTCGCAGAAAGGAAATTCCCCGGAAATCGTCACATCGGACCATTGTCCCAAGCGAGTCAGTCAGGACAATAGTTTAGAACTGGTCTCAAAACTTGCTGTTCACTTCTCTGATACAGAGAATGGTCGCAATTCCATCGGTTTTGAGACTGCTTCGAGTCTCGCAGGGAATTTTTTCTTACCACTCGCCGAAAATGCTTTCAATTGCAACACTCTGTGGACTGATTCTAGTGCGTTGATCGCATATCATTACGACATTCATTCCTCGCCTGTTTGGCGAATCATATTTTATTCGACCTTGTTTTCACTTTATTTGGTTTATTTCGTGCAACTTCGATCAACTGATGTTCAGGGACTCCGGACTGGATTTCATGAGCGGATGGGCTCTTTGTTGAGAGTTCTTCTGTTCTCGGGGGCTTTCCTCATTGGCAGCTTTCTGCTGATTCAGGGGACAGCACTGGCTGCAAATGGAGAGACCGCAGTCGAAATTCAAAACGTGAAAATTGGGATTGATGGATATTTCCATGTCGGCCGCTGGGCACCCATCGAGTTTGATGTTGTTTCCACGGCGACGACGGATCAGACACTCACGCCACAAATTCGTGTCGCTGACCCGGATGGTCATGGTGTGATTTCCCGGTTGAAAGAGTTCAAGAGCGGTGGGACCGTTCATGTTCAGGGGCTCTTTCGCTCCGGAAAACTGTACGCCCCGGTGACGATTGAAATTCTTGATGGCGAAAAGATCATCGCTGAACTGGCAATTCGAGTGGATCGCAACGATGAGGTCCGGTGCCTGAAGCAAAACGCGCATCTGTGGCTTCTCGATGGCGAGCAGCCTGCCTTTCAAGCTGCAGCGGCGAATATGAAAGAGATCCAGTCGGGATCGATTCATGCTGCTCCGTTCGGCGAGTACGCAGCTGGAATCTTCGATCCTCGAGCCCTGGAGCCGGTCAACTTGATTGTGTTGAACGGAGATTCCACTCTCAGCGAATCATCGTCACTTGCGATTCGAGACTGGGTCTATCGTGGCGGTCGACTGGTGATTTGTATCGGTGAGGATGGAGAGGAACTTCGCACTAGTCCCATCTCGTCCTGGTTGCCGGTCCTTCCGCAAGACGAAATTCAAATTCGGAATCTCAGCGGGTTCAATCAATGGGTTCCCGGAAGCAATCCGATGCGAATGCTTGATACGGTCCCTTGTGCCGTTTTTTCTTTAGATGAAGGTCAAACACTGGCTTCGGATTTCGGAAACGCCTTGGCGATACGATCGGCCTGCGGGACAGGTTCAGTGACGATGTTGGGGGTCCGACTGGATCAACGACCGTTTGATAACTGGAGTTCCCGTGCCGAGATGGCAATGGTTCTGGCAGATTTCGAACCGAGTTGGACGGCCAGTGCAACGACGAAAACTTCTGGCATGAACGCAGGGTTAAGTCCGACTGGAATTTCTGATTTTCAAACCCAGTTGATTCAGGCTCTCGATCATTACGATGTCATCAAACGTCCCTCCTATTGGGTCGTCATCGCATGGAGCAGCGTCCTGATTCTGATTATTGGACCGTTGGATTATTTGATCGTTCATCGCATTATCAAACGCCCGCAACTCACTTGGATCACTCTCCCTGTCTGGTTGGGCTGTGTCACGCTCTGGTCGTACAACTCTGCGTTTTTGATCAACAATACAGAACAACAGGCGCGGCAGATTGAGGTACTTGATGTCGACTTAACGACAAAAACTGCTCGGGGGCGATCCTGGATGAATTTCTACAGCACGCTCACTCGTCGCTATAAAATTGAAGCCGATGTCAAAACGGACTCGACCCTCTTTGAAGATCCTCAAGCTGCAGAGGCTCAAGCAGATTTTTTGAAAACCAGTTGGATCGAGCGTCCCGAGTCGAGCTACCGGGGTATGTATCGAACTGGAGGACTTGAGTCCCGAAAGGCGGCGTACCACCTTTCGTCGGATGATCGAGAGATCGAAGATTTGCCCGTTCGTGTCTGGTCAACAGGCTCCGCCGGGACAGAGTGGGAACTTGAAGTGGACCCGTCTCGATTCGCGCAAACACGCTTGCACGACCCCGGTAGCGGACGGCTGACCGGTTCGTTCACTTACCATGGGTCTGAAGAACTGACCGGATGGTTTGTCGCCTATGGAAACTTCGCCTACTTCCCGCGAACGGAAGGTGGTGAATCTCATCAACCGCTGCGACCGGGGGATCTCTTCGAGCTGAAACATGCTCGATCAAACATGCTCAAGGGCTTGCTCACCGGATTGACGCACTCCTCGATATTTCATAGCGACAATCGAAAACAGCAAACCTCACTCGTGAATCGAGAACTTTATAATTCTCTCTCACGCGATCCTTTTCCGATTCTCAGGACGCTCTCGTTTCATGAGATGACTGGAGGACAGTCTTACACAAAGCTCACAAACGATTCGCTCGATTCGCTCGATCTTTCCGACTCGCTGAAACTCCATCGAGCTGTCCTGTTCGGAAGATTGAAAACTCCCGTCACAAAGTTTGCGCTGAACGATGACGAACTCACTTACGAACAACAAGAATCAGTCATTCGCATTATTATGCCCGTGGAGTTCGAACTGGCAGATCTGAGTGCGCCGCCTGATCCAACGTTGCTGAAGGTAAATTAATCCTTCACGCAGTCCATTCTCATCATGCTCCTCTCTGTTTGACAATACGGTGACCCTGTGATCGAAACGATCAAACTCACAAAACGATATGGCGACTTGATCGCTGCGAATGAAATCTCCATCAAGCTGGATCAGGGGGATGTGTTTGGATTTATCGGACCAAACGGTTCCGGTAAAACGACAACAATGCGGATGATTGCAACGTTGCTGAATCCGGATTACGGAGAGTGCTACGTTTGCGGGAAATCGATCTATACGAACCCGGAAGAAATCCGCCGCCTCGTCGGGTACATGCCCGACTTCTTTGGTGTCTACGACGACATGACGGTCATCGAGTACCTGGAGTTTTTCGCATCAACCTACCGTATCAACGGGCCGGATCGTCGCAAGGTTTGTGAAGAGAAGCTCGAATTGGTTGACATGTCCTTCAAGCGTGATGCGATGGTCAATCAGCTTTCGCGTGGTCAAACTCAACGTATTGGGCTTGCTCGAACCTTGCTGCACGATCCACAGGTGTTGCTGCTCGATGAACCAGCATCCGGTCTGGATCCTCGTGCACGCATTGAGATTCGCAAGCTCTTGCGGCGACTGGGAGAGATGAACAAGACCATTATTGTCTCCAGCCACATCCTTCCCGAACTTGCCGATGTCTGTACTCGAGTGGGGATCATTGAAAAGGGCAACATGCTCGCTGATGATTACGTGGCAGATGTCATGAAGAAAGCTCGTGAAGCGATCTTGCTCGAAGTGAGAGTCACCGAGAATCAGGAAAAGGCTGCGTCGCTTCTTGAGCAGCAAGACGTTGTCCGAAACGTTTCAATGAGGAGTGATACGATCTACGTAACACTCAAGCCCGGCACTGAAGACTACAGCGAGCTTTCCACGGTCCTGTTTGAAAATGGATTTCGAATTATTCAATTCCGGGAAGAGGAAGTGAATCTCGAAACGGCGTTTATGGAATTGACCAAGGGGCTGCAACAATAAGCCTTCGCAGTCAGTCAGGCTCGTTCCCATAGCGTTTTTCGAAATGTTGTTCGGGTTCAGCATCTTGGTCTGCAGGCGTGAATGTGATCTTCATACGCGTAATATGCATCAATCAATCGCGATTCAATCACCTTTCATGAGTGAGAGATCTCAAACATTTCACGATCTGCGAACTTCGTGAGATTCTTCCGTTGCGGGAATGTTGCCTGCACTGGACAATAGGGGAAATTACATTATTGAGACGCGGTCGTGTCAGGAGAACATAAACTGTGGATTTAGACGATTTGAAAGGAACAAGCGGAGAATGGCTTCGAGGGACTGGTCCAGAGTCAGACATTGTCATCTCAAGCAGAATTCGCCTGGCCCGAAATGTCGCTGACTTTCCGTTTCCGACAAGGACGGAAGAGGCAACTCAGCGAGAAATTGAGCATCTTCTGAAAGATCATATCGAGCGTCTCGATTCTGGTCCGGGGCTCTCTTACATCAATATCGAAGATGCGAGCCCGCTGGATCGAACGTTTCTCGTCGAGCGTCAACTCGTCAGCCGCGAGCATTCAGAAGGAACAGGAGCCCGAGGAGCTTGTATCTCACCGAAAGAGACAGTCAGTCTGATGATCAATGAAGAGGATCATCTCCGCATGCAAGTCCTGCGTAGTGGGTACGCTCTCGATCATGCTTGGAGTGAACTCAACGAACTTGATGATCGTCTCGAAGA from Thalassoglobus polymorphus includes the following:
- a CDS encoding ABC transporter ATP-binding protein; its protein translation is MIETIKLTKRYGDLIAANEISIKLDQGDVFGFIGPNGSGKTTTMRMIATLLNPDYGECYVCGKSIYTNPEEIRRLVGYMPDFFGVYDDMTVIEYLEFFASTYRINGPDRRKVCEEKLELVDMSFKRDAMVNQLSRGQTQRIGLARTLLHDPQVLLLDEPASGLDPRARIEIRKLLRRLGEMNKTIIVSSHILPELADVCTRVGIIEKGNMLADDYVADVMKKAREAILLEVRVTENQEKAASLLEQQDVVRNVSMRSDTIYVTLKPGTEDYSELSTVLFENGFRIIQFREEEVNLETAFMELTKGLQQ